A genome region from Candidatus Microthrix parvicella Bio17-1 includes the following:
- a CDS encoding IS3 family transposase (programmed frameshift) → MTRKRTKYSDTFKAEAVKMVIDGSRPIATVANELDINPGTLGVWVNKYRDAHPIEEDPLTPAERIQFRELQAENRELRMKNEFLGKSGVLLRPGVSVISKYEFIDGEKANYPVTKMCLWAGVSKSGYYDWRKRPLSATAERREELAVDVRKVFDASDGTYGHRRVHAELGRKKIAAGLELVRRVMVEGDMVACQPRPYRRTTDPDGTPSTADLVDRDFTAAEPGVKLVGDITYIRTWEGWVYLATVIDCFSKMVVGFAMADHMRTGLVTDALQAAIDAGGIQSNAIFHSDHGAQYTSEEFKAFLASNDMVGSMGKTGVCWDNAMAESFFASLKNEFVYRTVFPTRRKAVSGIAHWIEIWYNRSRLHSGIGYRTPVEVHDSYRDKARAA, encoded by the exons ATGACACGCAAACGAACAAAATACTCTGACACTTTCAAGGCCGAGGCCGTGAAAATGGTGATCGACGGTTCCCGGCCGATCGCCACGGTCGCCAACGAGTTGGACATCAACCCGGGCACACTCGGTGTGTGGGTCAACAAGTACCGTGATGCCCACCCGATCGAGGAGGACCCTTTGACCCCAGCCGAACGTATCCAATTCCGCGAACTCCAAGCCGAGAACCGCGAACTCCGAATGAAAAACGAGTTCTTGG GGAAAAGCGGCGTCCTTCTTCGCCCAGGAGTATCGGTGATCTCGAAGTACGAGTTCATCGACGGCGAGAAGGCGAACTACCCGGTCACCAAGATGTGTTTGTGGGCGGGCGTGTCGAAGTCCGGCTACTACGACTGGCGGAAACGTCCGCTGTCAGCAACCGCGGAACGACGCGAGGAACTGGCGGTCGATGTCCGCAAGGTCTTCGATGCATCCGATGGCACCTACGGGCACCGTCGGGTCCATGCCGAGCTGGGCCGCAAGAAGATCGCTGCCGGCCTTGAACTGGTCCGTCGGGTGATGGTCGAGGGTGACATGGTTGCCTGTCAGCCCAGGCCATACAGGCGAACGACCGACCCTGACGGCACGCCGAGCACGGCGGACTTGGTCGACCGGGACTTCACCGCCGCGGAGCCGGGCGTGAAGCTGGTCGGTGATATCACCTATATCCGCACGTGGGAAGGGTGGGTGTACTTGGCGACGGTGATCGATTGTTTCTCGAAGATGGTGGTCGGGTTCGCGATGGCCGACCATATGCGCACCGGTCTGGTGACCGACGCGTTGCAGGCCGCGATCGACGCTGGTGGCATTCAGTCGAATGCCATATTCCATTCGGATCATGGGGCGCAGTACACCTCTGAGGAGTTCAAAGCGTTCCTTGCATCAAATGACATGGTTGGGTCGATGGGTAAGACCGGGGTGTGTTGGGATAATGCTATGGCGGAATCGTTTTTTGCTTCGTTGAAGAACGAGTTCGTTTATCGGACAGTGTTCCCGACACGAAGAAAGGCTGTTTCGGGTATTGCGCATTGGATCGAGATTTGGTATAATCGTTCCAGGCTTCATTCGGGGATCGGTTACCGGACACCGGTTGAAGTGCATGACAGCTATCGCGACAAGGCACGGGCAGCGTAA